A stretch of the Medicago truncatula cultivar Jemalong A17 chromosome 5, MtrunA17r5.0-ANR, whole genome shotgun sequence genome encodes the following:
- the LOC11431147 gene encoding LOB domain-containing protein 21, with translation MKGYEPRSSSSCAACKFLKRRCIPNCIFAPYFRSDECKKFAKVHKVFGASNVSKILIEVPEEQREETVNSLAYEADARLRDPVYGCIGAIALLQRKMVELQHDLAIAKDRLARCAAAAATPTSSFSNDMMNSNVSLPPFPEFFTCSDFSDNLSHSSSSQSFTRNETVDDFVQIPYIF, from the coding sequence ATGAAGGGTTATGAACCAAGGTCAAGTTCCTCTTGTGCAGCCTGCAAATTTCTGAAAAGAAGATGCATACCAAATTGTATATTTGCGCCATACTTTCGCTCCGATGAGTGCAAGAAATTCGCGAAAGTTCACAAAGTATTTGGAGCAAGCAATGTGAGCAAGATTCTGATTGAAGTTCCAGAGGAACAAAGGGAAGAAACTGTGAATTCTTTGGCTTATGAAGCTGATGCAAGGCTTAGAGACCCTGTCTATGGATGCATAGGTGCTATAGCACTTTTGCAAAGGAAGATGGTTGAACTTCAACATGATCTTGCCATTGCAAAGGATCGCCTGGCTCGTTGCGCTGCGGCTGCTGCTACTCCTACTTCTTCTTTTTCCAATGATATGATGAATTCAAATGTTAGTTTGCCACCTTTTCCTGAGTTTTTCACTTGCAGTGACTTCAGTGATAATTTAAGTCACAGTTCTTCGTCTCAATCGTTTACTCGAAATGAAACTGTCGATGATTTCGTTCAAATTCCTTATATATTTTAA